A window from Chaetodon trifascialis isolate fChaTrf1 chromosome 5, fChaTrf1.hap1, whole genome shotgun sequence encodes these proteins:
- the LOC139330896 gene encoding rho guanine nucleotide exchange factor 9 isoform X18: MDLRLGPGSQRTTLSHRRGEKGSARWSRAGTPGAPSRLRVEMNDLISGGSIVNAEAVWDHVTMADRELAFKAGDVIKVLDASNKDWWWGQIDEEEGWFPASFVRLWVNQEDGGAEPAEGTSEVQNGHLDPTNDCLCLGSPLQNRDQMRANVINEIMSTERHYIKHLKDICEGYLRQCRKRVDMFNDDQLKVIFGNIEDIYRFQMGFVRDLEKQYNTEEPHLSEIGPCFLEHQDGFWIYSEYCNNHLDACMELSKLMRDGRYQHFFEACRLLQQMIDIAIDGFLLTPVQKICKYPLQLAELLKYTAQEHSDYRYVAAALAVMRNVTQQINERKRRLENIDKIAQWQASVLDWEGDDILDRSSELIYTGELSWIYQPYGRSQQRVFFLFDHQLVLCKKDLIRRDILYYKGRIDMDRYEVRDAIDGRDDDFNVSVKNAFKLCNKDSEEIHIFLAKKPEEKIRWLRAFHEERKMVQEDEKIGFEISEYQKRQAAMTVRKVTKQKGVNRCTPPSYPPPQDPLSAGQYEVTEDMAQGEVFEFSQSKRGQAPFWQNFSRLAPFKK; encoded by the exons ATGGATCTGCGCTTGGGGCCCGGTTCGCAGCGCACCACACTTtcacacaggagaggagagaaaggcagTGCGCGTTGGTCGAGAGCGGGGACACCCGGCGCTCCATCACGGCTACGCGTTGAAATGAATGAC TTGATAAGTGGAGGTTCAATCGTCAACGCTGAGGCGGTATGGGACCATGTGACCATGGCGGACCGGGAGTTGGCGTTTAAGGCCGGTGACGTCATCAAGGTGCTGGACGCCTCCAACAAGGACTGGTGGTGGGGCCAGattgatgaggaggaaggatgGTTCCCTGCCAGCTTTGTACGG CTGTGGGTGAACCAGGAGGACGGTGGAGCAGAGCCAGCAGAGGGGACCAGCGAGGTGCAGAATGGGCACCTGGATCCGACCAATGACTGCCTGTGTCTGGGCTCGCCCCTTCAGAACCGAGACCAGATGAGAGCTAACGTCATCAATGAGATCATGAGCACAGAGAGGCACTACATCAAACACCTCAAGGACATCTGTGAG GGATACCTGCGCCAGTGCAGGAAGCGTGTGGACATGTTCAACGACGACCAGCTGAAGGTCATCTTTGGGAACATTGAGGACATCTACCGCTTCCAGATGGGCTTCGTTAGAGACTTGGAGAAACAGTACAACACAGAGGAACCCCACCTCTCTGAAATCGGACCATGCTTTTTAGAACAC CAAGATGGTTTTTGGATCTATTCAGAATACTGTAACAACCACTTGGATGCCTGTATGGAGCTGAGCAAACTGATGAGGGATGGCAGGTACCAGCACTTCTTCGAGGCCTGTCGCCTCCTTCAGCAAATGATTGACATCGCCATAGACGGCTTCTTGCTCACCCCTGTccagaaaatctgcaaataTCCACTCCAGCTGGCTGAGCTTCTCAAATACACCGCACAGGAGCACAG TGACTATCGATATGTGGCAGCAGCACTGGCAGTAATGCGGAACGTCACTCAGCAGATCaacgagaggaagaggaggctggagaACATCGACAAGATCGCCCAGTGGCAAGCCTCTGTTCTGGACTGGGAG GGGGATGATATCTTGGACAGGAGCTCGGAGCTCATCTACACTGGGGAGTTGTCATGGATCTATCAGCCGTATGGACGTAGCCAGCAGCgagtcttcttcctctttgatcACCAGCTGGTCCTCTGTAAGAAG gATCTGATACGCCGAGACATCCTGTACTATAAGGGCCGCATCGACATGGATCGCTACGAGGTGCGGGACGCCATAGACGGGCGCGATGATGACTTCAACGTCAGTGTGAAGAACGCCTTCAAATTGTGCAACAAAGACAGCGAGGAGATCCACATCTTCCTGGCAAAGAAGCCAGAGGAGAAGATCCGCTGGCTCAGGGCCTTccatgaggagaggaagatggtgCAGGAGGATGAGAAAATCG GTTTTGAGATCTCGGAGTATCAGAAGCGACAGGCGGCCATGACAGTGAGAAAGGTGACCAAACAGAAAG GTGTAAACAGGTGCACGCCCCCCTCATACCCGCCCCCCCAGGACCCCCTCAGTGCGGGGCAGTATGAGGTAACGGAGGACATGGCACAAGGAGAGGTTTTTGAATTCAGTCAATCCAAAAGAGGCCAGGCTCCTTTCTGGCAGAATTTTAGTAGATTAGCTCCATTTAAGAAATAG
- the LOC139330896 gene encoding rho guanine nucleotide exchange factor 9 isoform X16 encodes MTLLISGGSIVNAEAVWDHVTMADRELAFKAGDVIKVLDASNKDWWWGQIDEEEGWFPASFVRLWVNQEDGGAEPAEGTSEVQNGHLDPTNDCLCLGSPLQNRDQMRANVINEIMSTERHYIKHLKDICEGYLRQCRKRVDMFNDDQLKVIFGNIEDIYRFQMGFVRDLEKQYNTEEPHLSEIGPCFLEHQDGFWIYSEYCNNHLDACMELSKLMRDGRYQHFFEACRLLQQMIDIAIDGFLLTPVQKICKYPLQLAELLKYTAQEHSDYRYVAAALAVMRNVTQQINERKRRLENIDKIAQWQASVLDWEGDDILDRSSELIYTGELSWIYQPYGRSQQRVFFLFDHQLVLCKKDLIRRDILYYKGRIDMDRYEVRDAIDGRDDDFNVSVKNAFKLCNKDSEEIHIFLAKKPEEKIRWLRAFHEERKMVQEDEKIGFEISEYQKRQAAMTVRKVTKQKGVNRCTPPSYPPPQDPLSAGQYEVTEDMAQGEVFEFSQSKRGQAPFWQNFSRLAPFKK; translated from the exons ATGACGTTG TTGATAAGTGGAGGTTCAATCGTCAACGCTGAGGCGGTATGGGACCATGTGACCATGGCGGACCGGGAGTTGGCGTTTAAGGCCGGTGACGTCATCAAGGTGCTGGACGCCTCCAACAAGGACTGGTGGTGGGGCCAGattgatgaggaggaaggatgGTTCCCTGCCAGCTTTGTACGG CTGTGGGTGAACCAGGAGGACGGTGGAGCAGAGCCAGCAGAGGGGACCAGCGAGGTGCAGAATGGGCACCTGGATCCGACCAATGACTGCCTGTGTCTGGGCTCGCCCCTTCAGAACCGAGACCAGATGAGAGCTAACGTCATCAATGAGATCATGAGCACAGAGAGGCACTACATCAAACACCTCAAGGACATCTGTGAG GGATACCTGCGCCAGTGCAGGAAGCGTGTGGACATGTTCAACGACGACCAGCTGAAGGTCATCTTTGGGAACATTGAGGACATCTACCGCTTCCAGATGGGCTTCGTTAGAGACTTGGAGAAACAGTACAACACAGAGGAACCCCACCTCTCTGAAATCGGACCATGCTTTTTAGAACAC CAAGATGGTTTTTGGATCTATTCAGAATACTGTAACAACCACTTGGATGCCTGTATGGAGCTGAGCAAACTGATGAGGGATGGCAGGTACCAGCACTTCTTCGAGGCCTGTCGCCTCCTTCAGCAAATGATTGACATCGCCATAGACGGCTTCTTGCTCACCCCTGTccagaaaatctgcaaataTCCACTCCAGCTGGCTGAGCTTCTCAAATACACCGCACAGGAGCACAG TGACTATCGATATGTGGCAGCAGCACTGGCAGTAATGCGGAACGTCACTCAGCAGATCaacgagaggaagaggaggctggagaACATCGACAAGATCGCCCAGTGGCAAGCCTCTGTTCTGGACTGGGAG GGGGATGATATCTTGGACAGGAGCTCGGAGCTCATCTACACTGGGGAGTTGTCATGGATCTATCAGCCGTATGGACGTAGCCAGCAGCgagtcttcttcctctttgatcACCAGCTGGTCCTCTGTAAGAAG gATCTGATACGCCGAGACATCCTGTACTATAAGGGCCGCATCGACATGGATCGCTACGAGGTGCGGGACGCCATAGACGGGCGCGATGATGACTTCAACGTCAGTGTGAAGAACGCCTTCAAATTGTGCAACAAAGACAGCGAGGAGATCCACATCTTCCTGGCAAAGAAGCCAGAGGAGAAGATCCGCTGGCTCAGGGCCTTccatgaggagaggaagatggtgCAGGAGGATGAGAAAATCG GTTTTGAGATCTCGGAGTATCAGAAGCGACAGGCGGCCATGACAGTGAGAAAGGTGACCAAACAGAAAG GTGTAAACAGGTGCACGCCCCCCTCATACCCGCCCCCCCAGGACCCCCTCAGTGCGGGGCAGTATGAGGTAACGGAGGACATGGCACAAGGAGAGGTTTTTGAATTCAGTCAATCCAAAAGAGGCCAGGCTCCTTTCTGGCAGAATTTTAGTAGATTAGCTCCATTTAAGAAATAG
- the LOC139330896 gene encoding rho guanine nucleotide exchange factor 9 isoform X11: MTLLISGGSIVNAEAVWDHVTMADRELAFKAGDVIKVLDASNKDWWWGQIDEEEGWFPASFVRVEPHPPQPQTKQVFYINPIATPRFQNTTSKLWVNQEDGGAEPAEGTSEVQNGHLDPTNDCLCLGSPLQNRDQMRANVINEIMSTERHYIKHLKDICEGYLRQCRKRVDMFNDDQLKVIFGNIEDIYRFQMGFVRDLEKQYNTEEPHLSEIGPCFLEHQDGFWIYSEYCNNHLDACMELSKLMRDGRYQHFFEACRLLQQMIDIAIDGFLLTPVQKICKYPLQLAELLKYTAQEHSDYRYVAAALAVMRNVTQQINERKRRLENIDKIAQWQASVLDWEGDDILDRSSELIYTGELSWIYQPYGRSQQRVFFLFDHQLVLCKKDLIRRDILYYKGRIDMDRYEVRDAIDGRDDDFNVSVKNAFKLCNKDSEEIHIFLAKKPEEKIRWLRAFHEERKMVQEDEKIGFEISEYQKRQAAMTVRKVTKQKGVNRCTPPSYPPPQDPLSAGQYEVTEDMAQGEVFEFSQSKRGQAPFWQNFSRLAPFKK; this comes from the exons ATGACGTTG TTGATAAGTGGAGGTTCAATCGTCAACGCTGAGGCGGTATGGGACCATGTGACCATGGCGGACCGGGAGTTGGCGTTTAAGGCCGGTGACGTCATCAAGGTGCTGGACGCCTCCAACAAGGACTGGTGGTGGGGCCAGattgatgaggaggaaggatgGTTCCCTGCCAGCTTTGTACGG GTGGAACCCCACCCTCCTCAGCCCCAAACAAAACAGGTTTTCTATATCAACCCCATAGCAACTCCACGGTTCCAAAACACCACGTCAAAG CTGTGGGTGAACCAGGAGGACGGTGGAGCAGAGCCAGCAGAGGGGACCAGCGAGGTGCAGAATGGGCACCTGGATCCGACCAATGACTGCCTGTGTCTGGGCTCGCCCCTTCAGAACCGAGACCAGATGAGAGCTAACGTCATCAATGAGATCATGAGCACAGAGAGGCACTACATCAAACACCTCAAGGACATCTGTGAG GGATACCTGCGCCAGTGCAGGAAGCGTGTGGACATGTTCAACGACGACCAGCTGAAGGTCATCTTTGGGAACATTGAGGACATCTACCGCTTCCAGATGGGCTTCGTTAGAGACTTGGAGAAACAGTACAACACAGAGGAACCCCACCTCTCTGAAATCGGACCATGCTTTTTAGAACAC CAAGATGGTTTTTGGATCTATTCAGAATACTGTAACAACCACTTGGATGCCTGTATGGAGCTGAGCAAACTGATGAGGGATGGCAGGTACCAGCACTTCTTCGAGGCCTGTCGCCTCCTTCAGCAAATGATTGACATCGCCATAGACGGCTTCTTGCTCACCCCTGTccagaaaatctgcaaataTCCACTCCAGCTGGCTGAGCTTCTCAAATACACCGCACAGGAGCACAG TGACTATCGATATGTGGCAGCAGCACTGGCAGTAATGCGGAACGTCACTCAGCAGATCaacgagaggaagaggaggctggagaACATCGACAAGATCGCCCAGTGGCAAGCCTCTGTTCTGGACTGGGAG GGGGATGATATCTTGGACAGGAGCTCGGAGCTCATCTACACTGGGGAGTTGTCATGGATCTATCAGCCGTATGGACGTAGCCAGCAGCgagtcttcttcctctttgatcACCAGCTGGTCCTCTGTAAGAAG gATCTGATACGCCGAGACATCCTGTACTATAAGGGCCGCATCGACATGGATCGCTACGAGGTGCGGGACGCCATAGACGGGCGCGATGATGACTTCAACGTCAGTGTGAAGAACGCCTTCAAATTGTGCAACAAAGACAGCGAGGAGATCCACATCTTCCTGGCAAAGAAGCCAGAGGAGAAGATCCGCTGGCTCAGGGCCTTccatgaggagaggaagatggtgCAGGAGGATGAGAAAATCG GTTTTGAGATCTCGGAGTATCAGAAGCGACAGGCGGCCATGACAGTGAGAAAGGTGACCAAACAGAAAG GTGTAAACAGGTGCACGCCCCCCTCATACCCGCCCCCCCAGGACCCCCTCAGTGCGGGGCAGTATGAGGTAACGGAGGACATGGCACAAGGAGAGGTTTTTGAATTCAGTCAATCCAAAAGAGGCCAGGCTCCTTTCTGGCAGAATTTTAGTAGATTAGCTCCATTTAAGAAATAG
- the LOC139330896 gene encoding rho guanine nucleotide exchange factor 9 isoform X13 yields the protein MTLLISGGSIVNAEAVWDHVTMADRELAFKAGDVIKVLDASNKDWWWGQIDEEEGWFPASFVRLWVNQEDGGAEPAEGTSEVQNGHLDPTNDCLCLGSPLQNRDQMRANVINEIMSTERHYIKHLKDICEGYLRQCRKRVDMFNDDQLKVIFGNIEDIYRFQMGFVRDLEKQYNTEEPHLSEIGPCFLEHQDGFWIYSEYCNNHLDACMELSKLMRDGRYQHFFEACRLLQQMIDIAIDGFLLTPVQKICKYPLQLAELLKYTAQEHSDYRYVAAALAVMRNVTQQINERKRRLENIDKIAQWQASVLDWEGDDILDRSSELIYTGELSWIYQPYGRSQQRVFFLFDHQLVLCKKDLIRRDILYYKGRIDMDRYEVRDAIDGRDDDFNVSVKNAFKLCNKDSEEIHIFLAKKPEEKIRWLRAFHEERKMVQEDEKIGFEISEYQKRQAAMTVRKVTKQKGEATRRYQVISLFFSSLLCSVFSSLFTLPLTCSLFLLSTPFLNTSTLFMKGPRLSVYSVSRNVQWIHVFSLYYFHFKCLSAHT from the exons ATGACGTTG TTGATAAGTGGAGGTTCAATCGTCAACGCTGAGGCGGTATGGGACCATGTGACCATGGCGGACCGGGAGTTGGCGTTTAAGGCCGGTGACGTCATCAAGGTGCTGGACGCCTCCAACAAGGACTGGTGGTGGGGCCAGattgatgaggaggaaggatgGTTCCCTGCCAGCTTTGTACGG CTGTGGGTGAACCAGGAGGACGGTGGAGCAGAGCCAGCAGAGGGGACCAGCGAGGTGCAGAATGGGCACCTGGATCCGACCAATGACTGCCTGTGTCTGGGCTCGCCCCTTCAGAACCGAGACCAGATGAGAGCTAACGTCATCAATGAGATCATGAGCACAGAGAGGCACTACATCAAACACCTCAAGGACATCTGTGAG GGATACCTGCGCCAGTGCAGGAAGCGTGTGGACATGTTCAACGACGACCAGCTGAAGGTCATCTTTGGGAACATTGAGGACATCTACCGCTTCCAGATGGGCTTCGTTAGAGACTTGGAGAAACAGTACAACACAGAGGAACCCCACCTCTCTGAAATCGGACCATGCTTTTTAGAACAC CAAGATGGTTTTTGGATCTATTCAGAATACTGTAACAACCACTTGGATGCCTGTATGGAGCTGAGCAAACTGATGAGGGATGGCAGGTACCAGCACTTCTTCGAGGCCTGTCGCCTCCTTCAGCAAATGATTGACATCGCCATAGACGGCTTCTTGCTCACCCCTGTccagaaaatctgcaaataTCCACTCCAGCTGGCTGAGCTTCTCAAATACACCGCACAGGAGCACAG TGACTATCGATATGTGGCAGCAGCACTGGCAGTAATGCGGAACGTCACTCAGCAGATCaacgagaggaagaggaggctggagaACATCGACAAGATCGCCCAGTGGCAAGCCTCTGTTCTGGACTGGGAG GGGGATGATATCTTGGACAGGAGCTCGGAGCTCATCTACACTGGGGAGTTGTCATGGATCTATCAGCCGTATGGACGTAGCCAGCAGCgagtcttcttcctctttgatcACCAGCTGGTCCTCTGTAAGAAG gATCTGATACGCCGAGACATCCTGTACTATAAGGGCCGCATCGACATGGATCGCTACGAGGTGCGGGACGCCATAGACGGGCGCGATGATGACTTCAACGTCAGTGTGAAGAACGCCTTCAAATTGTGCAACAAAGACAGCGAGGAGATCCACATCTTCCTGGCAAAGAAGCCAGAGGAGAAGATCCGCTGGCTCAGGGCCTTccatgaggagaggaagatggtgCAGGAGGATGAGAAAATCG GTTTTGAGATCTCGGAGTATCAGAAGCGACAGGCGGCCATGACAGTGAGAAAGGTGACCAAACAGAAAGGTGAGGCAACAAGAAGATATCAGGTgatttcccttttcttttcctcgcTGCTGTGCTCTGTCTTCTCATCGCTGTTTACTCTCCCCTTAACCTGCTCTCTTTTTTTACTTTCTACACCTTTTTTAAACACGTCTACTTTGTTTATGAAAGGACCTAGACTATCTGTGTACTCAGTATCTAGAAATGTCCAGTGGATTCATGTCTTCTCGCTTTATTACTTTCACTTTAAATGTCTGTCAGCCCATACTTGA
- the LOC139330896 gene encoding rho guanine nucleotide exchange factor 9 isoform X8 produces the protein MHTLSEQLHATNMLISGGSIVNAEAVWDHVTMADRELAFKAGDVIKVLDASNKDWWWGQIDEEEGWFPASFVRVEPHPPQPQTKQVFYINPIATPRFQNTTSKLWVNQEDGGAEPAEGTSEVQNGHLDPTNDCLCLGSPLQNRDQMRANVINEIMSTERHYIKHLKDICEGYLRQCRKRVDMFNDDQLKVIFGNIEDIYRFQMGFVRDLEKQYNTEEPHLSEIGPCFLEHQDGFWIYSEYCNNHLDACMELSKLMRDGRYQHFFEACRLLQQMIDIAIDGFLLTPVQKICKYPLQLAELLKYTAQEHSDYRYVAAALAVMRNVTQQINERKRRLENIDKIAQWQASVLDWEGDDILDRSSELIYTGELSWIYQPYGRSQQRVFFLFDHQLVLCKKDLIRRDILYYKGRIDMDRYEVRDAIDGRDDDFNVSVKNAFKLCNKDSEEIHIFLAKKPEEKIRWLRAFHEERKMVQEDEKIGFEISEYQKRQAAMTVRKVTKQKGVNRCTPPSYPPPQDPLSAGQYEVTEDMAQGEVFEFSQSKRGQAPFWQNFSRLAPFKK, from the exons ATGCATACACTCTCTGAACAGTTACATGCCACAAACATG TTGATAAGTGGAGGTTCAATCGTCAACGCTGAGGCGGTATGGGACCATGTGACCATGGCGGACCGGGAGTTGGCGTTTAAGGCCGGTGACGTCATCAAGGTGCTGGACGCCTCCAACAAGGACTGGTGGTGGGGCCAGattgatgaggaggaaggatgGTTCCCTGCCAGCTTTGTACGG GTGGAACCCCACCCTCCTCAGCCCCAAACAAAACAGGTTTTCTATATCAACCCCATAGCAACTCCACGGTTCCAAAACACCACGTCAAAG CTGTGGGTGAACCAGGAGGACGGTGGAGCAGAGCCAGCAGAGGGGACCAGCGAGGTGCAGAATGGGCACCTGGATCCGACCAATGACTGCCTGTGTCTGGGCTCGCCCCTTCAGAACCGAGACCAGATGAGAGCTAACGTCATCAATGAGATCATGAGCACAGAGAGGCACTACATCAAACACCTCAAGGACATCTGTGAG GGATACCTGCGCCAGTGCAGGAAGCGTGTGGACATGTTCAACGACGACCAGCTGAAGGTCATCTTTGGGAACATTGAGGACATCTACCGCTTCCAGATGGGCTTCGTTAGAGACTTGGAGAAACAGTACAACACAGAGGAACCCCACCTCTCTGAAATCGGACCATGCTTTTTAGAACAC CAAGATGGTTTTTGGATCTATTCAGAATACTGTAACAACCACTTGGATGCCTGTATGGAGCTGAGCAAACTGATGAGGGATGGCAGGTACCAGCACTTCTTCGAGGCCTGTCGCCTCCTTCAGCAAATGATTGACATCGCCATAGACGGCTTCTTGCTCACCCCTGTccagaaaatctgcaaataTCCACTCCAGCTGGCTGAGCTTCTCAAATACACCGCACAGGAGCACAG TGACTATCGATATGTGGCAGCAGCACTGGCAGTAATGCGGAACGTCACTCAGCAGATCaacgagaggaagaggaggctggagaACATCGACAAGATCGCCCAGTGGCAAGCCTCTGTTCTGGACTGGGAG GGGGATGATATCTTGGACAGGAGCTCGGAGCTCATCTACACTGGGGAGTTGTCATGGATCTATCAGCCGTATGGACGTAGCCAGCAGCgagtcttcttcctctttgatcACCAGCTGGTCCTCTGTAAGAAG gATCTGATACGCCGAGACATCCTGTACTATAAGGGCCGCATCGACATGGATCGCTACGAGGTGCGGGACGCCATAGACGGGCGCGATGATGACTTCAACGTCAGTGTGAAGAACGCCTTCAAATTGTGCAACAAAGACAGCGAGGAGATCCACATCTTCCTGGCAAAGAAGCCAGAGGAGAAGATCCGCTGGCTCAGGGCCTTccatgaggagaggaagatggtgCAGGAGGATGAGAAAATCG GTTTTGAGATCTCGGAGTATCAGAAGCGACAGGCGGCCATGACAGTGAGAAAGGTGACCAAACAGAAAG GTGTAAACAGGTGCACGCCCCCCTCATACCCGCCCCCCCAGGACCCCCTCAGTGCGGGGCAGTATGAGGTAACGGAGGACATGGCACAAGGAGAGGTTTTTGAATTCAGTCAATCCAAAAGAGGCCAGGCTCCTTTCTGGCAGAATTTTAGTAGATTAGCTCCATTTAAGAAATAG
- the LOC139330896 gene encoding rho guanine nucleotide exchange factor 9 isoform X15: MHTLSEQLHATNMLISGGSIVNAEAVWDHVTMADRELAFKAGDVIKVLDASNKDWWWGQIDEEEGWFPASFVRLWVNQEDGGAEPAEGTSEVQNGHLDPTNDCLCLGSPLQNRDQMRANVINEIMSTERHYIKHLKDICEGYLRQCRKRVDMFNDDQLKVIFGNIEDIYRFQMGFVRDLEKQYNTEEPHLSEIGPCFLEHQDGFWIYSEYCNNHLDACMELSKLMRDGRYQHFFEACRLLQQMIDIAIDGFLLTPVQKICKYPLQLAELLKYTAQEHSDYRYVAAALAVMRNVTQQINERKRRLENIDKIAQWQASVLDWEGDDILDRSSELIYTGELSWIYQPYGRSQQRVFFLFDHQLVLCKKDLIRRDILYYKGRIDMDRYEVRDAIDGRDDDFNVSVKNAFKLCNKDSEEIHIFLAKKPEEKIRWLRAFHEERKMVQEDEKIGFEISEYQKRQAAMTVRKVTKQKGVNRCTPPSYPPPQDPLSAGQYEVTEDMAQGEVFEFSQSKRGQAPFWQNFSRLAPFKK, translated from the exons ATGCATACACTCTCTGAACAGTTACATGCCACAAACATG TTGATAAGTGGAGGTTCAATCGTCAACGCTGAGGCGGTATGGGACCATGTGACCATGGCGGACCGGGAGTTGGCGTTTAAGGCCGGTGACGTCATCAAGGTGCTGGACGCCTCCAACAAGGACTGGTGGTGGGGCCAGattgatgaggaggaaggatgGTTCCCTGCCAGCTTTGTACGG CTGTGGGTGAACCAGGAGGACGGTGGAGCAGAGCCAGCAGAGGGGACCAGCGAGGTGCAGAATGGGCACCTGGATCCGACCAATGACTGCCTGTGTCTGGGCTCGCCCCTTCAGAACCGAGACCAGATGAGAGCTAACGTCATCAATGAGATCATGAGCACAGAGAGGCACTACATCAAACACCTCAAGGACATCTGTGAG GGATACCTGCGCCAGTGCAGGAAGCGTGTGGACATGTTCAACGACGACCAGCTGAAGGTCATCTTTGGGAACATTGAGGACATCTACCGCTTCCAGATGGGCTTCGTTAGAGACTTGGAGAAACAGTACAACACAGAGGAACCCCACCTCTCTGAAATCGGACCATGCTTTTTAGAACAC CAAGATGGTTTTTGGATCTATTCAGAATACTGTAACAACCACTTGGATGCCTGTATGGAGCTGAGCAAACTGATGAGGGATGGCAGGTACCAGCACTTCTTCGAGGCCTGTCGCCTCCTTCAGCAAATGATTGACATCGCCATAGACGGCTTCTTGCTCACCCCTGTccagaaaatctgcaaataTCCACTCCAGCTGGCTGAGCTTCTCAAATACACCGCACAGGAGCACAG TGACTATCGATATGTGGCAGCAGCACTGGCAGTAATGCGGAACGTCACTCAGCAGATCaacgagaggaagaggaggctggagaACATCGACAAGATCGCCCAGTGGCAAGCCTCTGTTCTGGACTGGGAG GGGGATGATATCTTGGACAGGAGCTCGGAGCTCATCTACACTGGGGAGTTGTCATGGATCTATCAGCCGTATGGACGTAGCCAGCAGCgagtcttcttcctctttgatcACCAGCTGGTCCTCTGTAAGAAG gATCTGATACGCCGAGACATCCTGTACTATAAGGGCCGCATCGACATGGATCGCTACGAGGTGCGGGACGCCATAGACGGGCGCGATGATGACTTCAACGTCAGTGTGAAGAACGCCTTCAAATTGTGCAACAAAGACAGCGAGGAGATCCACATCTTCCTGGCAAAGAAGCCAGAGGAGAAGATCCGCTGGCTCAGGGCCTTccatgaggagaggaagatggtgCAGGAGGATGAGAAAATCG GTTTTGAGATCTCGGAGTATCAGAAGCGACAGGCGGCCATGACAGTGAGAAAGGTGACCAAACAGAAAG GTGTAAACAGGTGCACGCCCCCCTCATACCCGCCCCCCCAGGACCCCCTCAGTGCGGGGCAGTATGAGGTAACGGAGGACATGGCACAAGGAGAGGTTTTTGAATTCAGTCAATCCAAAAGAGGCCAGGCTCCTTTCTGGCAGAATTTTAGTAGATTAGCTCCATTTAAGAAATAG